In one Leptospira mtsangambouensis genomic region, the following are encoded:
- the pyrH gene encoding UMP kinase, whose translation MGTSPRFKRILIKLSGEALAGEGELGIDTNKTFSLAGQIKEVHDLGLEVAVVVGGGNMIRGETLAKSGMDRATADYMGMLGTIMNGLALQDACEKQGMFTRVLSAIEMKSVAEPYIRRRAVRHLEKNRVIIFAGGTGNPYFTTDTTASLRAVEVGCEVILKATKVDGVYTADPKKDPSAKRYLEVSFMESIKHRLKVMDSTALSLCMDNNMPIIVFDIFKAGNLRKLIDGEPIGTLISNSEEVILDGR comes from the coding sequence GTGGGAACTAGTCCGCGTTTCAAAAGAATTTTAATCAAACTCTCCGGCGAGGCTCTTGCCGGTGAGGGTGAACTTGGTATTGATACCAATAAAACGTTTTCACTTGCCGGCCAAATTAAGGAAGTTCATGACTTAGGTCTCGAAGTTGCCGTGGTTGTCGGTGGGGGAAATATGATCCGTGGAGAAACGTTAGCAAAGTCTGGAATGGACAGAGCTACTGCAGACTACATGGGAATGCTTGGCACCATTATGAATGGTCTCGCCTTACAAGATGCATGCGAAAAACAAGGGATGTTTACCCGAGTTCTCTCCGCCATCGAAATGAAATCCGTTGCAGAACCTTATATACGTAGGCGTGCAGTTCGCCATTTAGAAAAAAATCGTGTCATTATTTTTGCCGGTGGAACAGGGAATCCTTATTTTACGACGGATACAACTGCGTCACTACGTGCAGTGGAAGTAGGATGTGAAGTCATCTTAAAGGCCACAAAAGTGGACGGAGTGTACACTGCGGATCCAAAAAAAGATCCAAGTGCAAAACGTTACTTAGAAGTTTCTTTTATGGAATCTATCAAACACCGCTTAAAGGTAATGGATTCAACTGCTCTCAGTCTCTGTATGGACAATAATATGCCCATTATCGTGTTTGATATTTTTAAAGCAGGAAATTTAAGAAAATTAATCGATGGGGAACCAATTGGTACGCTAATCTCCAATTCAGAGGAAGTGATTTTAGATGGTAGATGA
- the frr gene encoding ribosome recycling factor, with translation MVDEIIKSMQSKMDKTVEALKKDFGTIRTGKASPMMVEDVRVDYYGTLTPLNQLGKIACPEPRMILITPFEKGMLKDIEKAIFAASLGLTPNNDGNSIRINIPELTGERRKELAKVVKQKAEEKKVAIRNIRRDANDELKKHQAEMSQDELKGHQDKIQKITDSYIAKLGDLEKEKEKEITTL, from the coding sequence ATGGTAGATGAAATTATAAAATCCATGCAGTCCAAAATGGACAAAACGGTTGAGGCTTTGAAAAAAGACTTCGGTACCATTCGTACGGGAAAAGCAAGTCCTATGATGGTAGAAGATGTTAGAGTTGACTATTATGGAACTCTCACACCTCTCAACCAACTTGGTAAAATTGCTTGTCCGGAACCTCGAATGATTCTCATCACTCCTTTTGAAAAAGGAATGTTGAAGGACATTGAAAAAGCTATTTTTGCTGCAAGTCTTGGACTCACACCTAACAATGATGGAAATAGTATTCGTATTAATATTCCTGAGCTAACAGGGGAAAGACGGAAAGAACTTGCAAAAGTGGTCAAACAAAAGGCCGAAGAAAAAAAAGTTGCCATTCGTAATATCCGTCGTGATGCCAATGATGAATTAAAAAAACACCAGGCAGAAATGTCCCAAGATGAACTCAAAGGCCACCAAGATAAAATCCAAAAAATTACGGATTCTTATATTGCTAAATTGGGAGATTTAGAAAAGGAAAAAGAAAAAGAGATCACCACTCTTTAA
- a CDS encoding isoprenyl transferase: MKLNTIPAHIAVIMDGNGRWAESQGKKRTEGHREGANAIDRLLDVALEYKIPNISLYAFSTENWKRPITEIQAIFGLLVEFIETRLDTIHSKGIRIHHSGARNKLSKTVLTKIDHAMAVTKKNKKLTANFCLNYGGHEEILSNFTRIMAVRKSKKESLDKPISPKEFEKYLYTFPLPPVDLLIRTAGEQRISNFLLWQSAYAEMYFTNTLWPDFGRTSLEEALLFFDSRKRKFGGLL; the protein is encoded by the coding sequence ATGAAGTTAAACACAATTCCTGCCCACATTGCTGTCATCATGGACGGAAATGGAAGGTGGGCCGAAAGCCAAGGGAAAAAAAGAACCGAAGGCCATAGAGAAGGGGCGAACGCAATCGATCGTCTTTTGGATGTGGCTTTGGAATACAAAATCCCCAATATATCTCTCTATGCATTTTCTACAGAAAATTGGAAACGTCCGATTACGGAAATCCAAGCTATCTTCGGTTTGTTAGTTGAGTTTATTGAAACCAGACTTGATACCATTCATTCCAAGGGAATTCGGATCCACCACAGTGGAGCACGTAATAAACTTTCTAAAACTGTCCTCACCAAAATTGACCATGCGATGGCGGTCACAAAAAAGAACAAAAAACTAACCGCCAACTTTTGTTTGAACTATGGTGGTCACGAAGAGATTCTCAGTAATTTTACTCGGATCATGGCTGTGCGTAAGTCCAAAAAAGAATCTTTGGACAAACCCATTAGTCCCAAAGAATTTGAAAAATATTTGTATACATTCCCTTTGCCGCCAGTAGATTTATTGATCAGAACTGCGGGAGAACAAAGGATTTCCAATTTTCTTTTGTGGCAGAGTGCCTATGCTGAAATGTATTTTACAAATACACTTTGGCCGGACTTTGGAAGAACTTCTTTGGAAGAAGCCCTTCTTTTTTTTGATTCCCGAAAACGTAAATTTGGTGGTTTGTTATGA
- a CDS encoding phosphatidate cytidylyltransferase, with translation MSETTLRILSAIVLTFVYVFMIFHSSFYYLEFYAFGCITIYLGLKELYAFCRREDSKPFFGTGLIFSLLIFSVYYIQFLGLQFEVTPPAFVLQLSKILREGFHPIPFLLVALSLTVWILQILKRPLDGALFSASATILGPIYLAIPIGHFLLLLAFPFGAYYIFLVSVITFMSDAGAYFGGRWFGKHPAGLKISPKKTWEGYVTGNITAVVGVQILNATWEHFSGVKLPIGVLESILVAFVVSIISVMGDLAESAMKRDAKIKDSGSLIPGHGGVLDLADALLFTVPVIYYYFLFKGILGYAV, from the coding sequence ATGAGTGAGACAACACTCCGTATTCTATCTGCAATCGTATTGACTTTTGTCTATGTGTTTATGATCTTCCATAGTTCCTTTTACTATTTGGAGTTCTATGCCTTTGGTTGTATTACGATTTATTTGGGTTTAAAAGAATTGTATGCGTTTTGCAGAAGAGAAGATTCCAAACCTTTTTTTGGAACTGGCCTTATCTTTTCCCTTTTGATATTTTCCGTATACTACATTCAGTTTTTAGGGCTTCAATTTGAAGTCACGCCTCCAGCTTTTGTTTTGCAACTTTCTAAGATCCTCCGAGAAGGATTTCATCCGATTCCTTTTTTACTGGTTGCCCTATCTCTCACTGTTTGGATTTTACAAATTCTAAAACGCCCGTTAGATGGCGCATTGTTTTCGGCAAGTGCTACAATACTCGGTCCAATCTATTTAGCAATTCCCATCGGACATTTTTTACTTCTACTCGCTTTCCCTTTTGGTGCTTATTATATCTTTTTAGTATCTGTGATTACTTTTATGAGTGATGCCGGTGCTTATTTTGGTGGTCGTTGGTTTGGAAAACATCCTGCGGGACTCAAGATCTCTCCTAAAAAAACTTGGGAAGGCTATGTCACAGGAAATATCACGGCTGTTGTTGGTGTCCAAATTCTCAACGCCACTTGGGAACATTTCAGTGGTGTGAAGTTGCCAATCGGAGTTTTGGAATCGATCCTAGTTGCCTTTGTGGTATCCATTATTTCTGTGATGGGTGATTTGGCAGAGTCTGCCATGAAGCGAGATGCAAAAATCAAAGACTCAGGAAGTTTGATTCCCGGACATGGTGGGGTTTTAGATTTAGCAGATGCCCTTTTATTTACAGTTCCTGTGATTTATTATTATTTCCTATTTAAGGGAATTCTCGGTTACGCGGTCTGA
- the dxr gene encoding 1-deoxy-D-xylulose-5-phosphate reductoisomerase: protein MVGVSVLGISGSVGTSTVKVLRQFRDSFSLCSFSVHSNLDLAKSLMDEFSPEVISVTDPKLEGKLGSKYKSTTILYGEDSLSDLVRLPSVSVVVTAVVGARGVKPTIAAIEAGKKIAIANKETLVTFGPLINRLVAKHNTLMVPVDSEHNALFQLIEREKRSNIRAITLTASGGSFRTLPIEELEHVSVKQALNHPTWSMGPKITVDSAGLINKGLEVIEAHYLFGFSYDEIEVVIHPQSLTHGIIETMDGACLQYTSHPDMIYPIAHSLFYPTPTPKMLMERKPGTWKTLEFFPPDLSRYPGLRLAFQAGRAGGTAPCVFNAANEEAVALFLDEKISFTAIPKLIESALNKMENAFPSDLEGYLEKDRKTRELIQNEFLRGGVTI, encoded by the coding sequence ATGGTTGGAGTATCCGTATTAGGAATTTCTGGTTCTGTTGGCACTTCTACAGTGAAGGTACTCCGCCAATTTAGAGATTCCTTTTCTTTATGTAGTTTTTCCGTTCATTCCAATTTAGATCTTGCGAAATCACTCATGGATGAATTTTCTCCGGAAGTGATTTCTGTCACCGATCCGAAGTTAGAAGGTAAACTCGGATCCAAATACAAATCTACAACCATTCTTTATGGAGAAGATTCTCTATCGGATTTGGTTCGACTTCCTTCAGTTTCCGTTGTGGTGACAGCCGTTGTTGGTGCACGTGGGGTAAAACCTACCATCGCCGCCATCGAAGCTGGCAAAAAAATTGCCATTGCCAATAAAGAAACACTTGTGACCTTTGGACCACTGATCAACCGTTTGGTGGCAAAACACAATACATTGATGGTTCCTGTGGATTCCGAACACAATGCACTCTTTCAGCTCATTGAAAGAGAAAAAAGATCCAATATTCGTGCTATCACTCTCACTGCCTCGGGAGGGAGTTTTCGAACCTTACCTATCGAAGAGTTGGAACATGTATCCGTAAAACAGGCGCTAAACCATCCGACTTGGTCGATGGGGCCAAAAATCACAGTGGATTCTGCGGGATTGATCAACAAGGGTCTCGAAGTGATTGAAGCACATTATTTATTTGGGTTTTCTTATGACGAAATTGAAGTGGTGATCCACCCGCAATCTCTTACCCACGGAATCATTGAAACTATGGACGGTGCTTGTTTGCAATACACAAGCCACCCTGATATGATTTATCCCATTGCACATTCTTTATTTTATCCAACGCCAACTCCAAAGATGCTAATGGAAAGAAAACCTGGAACTTGGAAGACTTTGGAATTTTTTCCTCCTGATCTAAGTCGTTATCCTGGACTTCGTTTGGCTTTCCAAGCGGGGAGGGCAGGGGGAACGGCACCATGTGTGTTTAACGCTGCCAATGAAGAAGCTGTTGCTTTATTTTTAGATGAAAAAATATCTTTTACCGCCATTCCAAAGTTAATCGAATCGGCATTGAACAAAATGGAAAATGCCTTTCCGAGTGATCTGGAAGGGTATTTAGAAAAAGACCGGAAAACACGTGAATTAATTCAAAATGAATTTCTAAGAGGGGGAGTGACTATATGA
- a CDS encoding site-2 protease family protein, with protein MIVMIFGAVFMLAVSVFIHELGHLLCGKLVGVEARIFSLGYGKGIWKKRIGKTIYQITAIPIGGYVLFRGDDYSKNKKPKQGDLLSTPPLRRMIPVLGGPFANLVLGFVLLFILELSGDSPSSNRIFIEDANKVSSPAYTAGLRTGDQIVSINGKKTESFEDIFTNVSLTTGDPVEVSYKRGEDVKTVQVVPNLYSAGGHPTIGVMPFGERRVVATFTYGEQLSHFIANLLDREDKSSVYFQEKIEERKDEIPEELLKQREIQEREKSLRRRALSFLKDGDMILQVAGVDVHTVPELQTELGKHQGKTIPVVVERKTYPLLTPWATETVTIQIPVLGANVFEFWDIRHPKFSELGIPYFRLDSYDSEIENRLSNLKIEDKSFEKADAISEYLKQSSGRKDIWIGNMKYSADVNLKPIGLLGFRASMKFEAEKLQKETTVYSSFVGASSKVYENVSTTLKGIGMLFSGLLSPKENLSGPIGIVQIAGISLEYGWVTYLDFVAKISLALMVMNLLPIPMADGGHIVLYAYEAITGRPLPRKAIEAIFRLGFFFLIGLGLYVSFNDVMRIF; from the coding sequence ATGATCGTAATGATATTTGGCGCCGTATTCATGTTAGCTGTTTCTGTTTTTATCCATGAATTGGGGCACCTCCTATGTGGAAAGTTAGTCGGAGTGGAAGCTCGGATATTTTCTCTTGGTTACGGTAAAGGGATTTGGAAAAAAAGAATTGGGAAAACCATCTACCAAATCACAGCCATTCCTATTGGCGGGTATGTACTTTTTCGTGGAGATGATTATTCTAAAAATAAAAAACCAAAACAAGGGGATTTGCTTTCCACACCTCCACTCCGCCGAATGATTCCTGTTCTTGGTGGTCCGTTCGCCAATCTGGTGTTAGGTTTTGTTTTATTGTTTATATTGGAGCTTTCGGGAGATAGCCCTTCTTCCAATCGTATTTTTATCGAAGATGCAAACAAGGTTTCAAGTCCTGCATATACTGCAGGCCTTCGCACTGGAGACCAAATTGTATCCATCAATGGGAAAAAAACAGAAAGTTTTGAAGATATTTTTACCAATGTAAGTTTGACCACGGGAGATCCTGTAGAAGTTTCTTACAAACGAGGAGAGGATGTAAAAACCGTACAAGTTGTACCGAATTTATATTCTGCTGGAGGACATCCCACCATTGGAGTGATGCCATTTGGAGAAAGAAGGGTTGTGGCAACTTTTACTTACGGGGAACAACTGAGCCACTTCATTGCCAACTTACTCGATCGCGAAGATAAATCTTCTGTTTACTTTCAGGAAAAAATCGAAGAAAGAAAAGATGAAATCCCAGAAGAACTCTTAAAACAAAGAGAAATCCAAGAACGAGAAAAATCCCTCCGTAGGCGTGCCTTATCATTTTTAAAAGATGGGGATATGATTTTGCAAGTGGCTGGAGTGGATGTTCATACTGTTCCTGAGTTGCAAACGGAGCTCGGAAAACACCAGGGAAAAACCATTCCTGTTGTTGTGGAAAGAAAAACATACCCACTCCTCACACCTTGGGCGACTGAAACTGTAACGATTCAAATTCCTGTGTTAGGTGCCAATGTATTTGAATTTTGGGATATCAGACATCCTAAATTTTCTGAACTAGGAATTCCTTATTTCCGATTGGATAGTTATGATTCTGAAATTGAAAATCGCCTTTCTAATTTAAAGATTGAAGACAAATCCTTCGAAAAAGCCGATGCAATCAGCGAATACTTAAAACAATCTTCGGGTAGAAAAGATATCTGGATTGGAAATATGAAATATTCCGCCGATGTCAATTTAAAACCCATTGGGCTTCTCGGATTTCGTGCTTCGATGAAATTTGAAGCAGAGAAGTTACAAAAGGAAACAACCGTCTATTCTTCGTTTGTGGGTGCTTCCTCTAAAGTGTATGAAAATGTATCCACTACCTTAAAAGGGATTGGGATGTTGTTTTCTGGGCTTCTATCTCCAAAAGAAAACTTATCAGGCCCCATTGGAATTGTACAAATAGCAGGAATTAGTTTGGAATATGGTTGGGTGACTTACCTTGACTTTGTTGCCAAAATTTCCCTAGCCCTTATGGTGATGAATTTATTACCGATTCCTATGGCTGATGGCGGACATATTGTACTGTATGCCTATGAAGCCATTACTGGTAGACCACTCCCAAGAAAAGCAATCGAAGCTATTTTTCGGTTGGGATTTTTCTTTCTCATTGGCCTTGGACTTTATGTTTCATTCAATGATGTGATGCGTATTTTTTAA
- a CDS encoding proline--tRNA ligase: MKASSYLIPTAKEDPQDAVVASHKLMTRAGLIRKSAAGLYSYLPLGLRVLKKIEGIVRSEMDRAGGLEFQLPILTPSEIWKESGRWDKMGKEMFRLKDRHDNESCLGPTHEESFCVLVKPMVRSYKDLPINVYQIHTKFRDEIRPRFGVIRSREFTMKDAYSFHLDDESLDKTYQTMRKTYRRIFAGMGLSTIPVQADSGNMGGSASEEFMVVSPIGEETLTICPSCQYSGNIEKTPVIRNVALTKQAFVGKDKIHTPSKKSITEVAEFTGTKEENLLKAVALWADGTYVLVFLEGDRELNENKLKNHLGCNELRPMGPAEMEKLGLVPGFIGPGFPKSESLKIIIDSLIDWNFGYISGANEVDYHIAGVKLSDFFKEEEVTKIDVSQSKVGDPCPNCGTGLTAEKGIEVGHIFKLGQKYSKAFDITVLNDKGKATTTTMGCYGIGVNRCMATVIEQCNDDKGIFWPVSIAPFTVCLVSIAKNPEDIAKIESIYKALVAAGIEVLWDDRDLGPGFKFKDSELIGFPIRLTLGKGFLEKGEITILDRKSMAEETVNFTTNEDLVNRLQNQIKNLHATLQAEVERAGT, translated from the coding sequence ATGAAAGCTAGTTCCTATTTGATTCCTACTGCAAAAGAAGATCCACAAGATGCAGTTGTCGCTTCCCATAAACTGATGACAAGGGCGGGACTCATTCGTAAATCCGCAGCCGGGTTGTATTCTTATCTTCCTCTCGGGTTAAGAGTTCTAAAAAAAATTGAAGGCATTGTTCGTTCCGAGATGGACCGGGCCGGTGGTTTGGAATTCCAACTTCCCATTTTAACTCCGAGTGAAATTTGGAAAGAGTCTGGCCGTTGGGATAAAATGGGAAAAGAGATGTTTCGTTTGAAAGATCGTCATGACAATGAAAGTTGCCTTGGTCCCACTCATGAAGAATCTTTTTGTGTACTTGTGAAACCAATGGTTCGTTCTTATAAAGATCTACCGATCAACGTATACCAAATTCATACAAAGTTTAGAGATGAAATTCGTCCGAGATTCGGAGTGATTCGTTCTCGTGAATTTACAATGAAAGATGCATATTCATTTCATTTAGATGATGAGTCTTTGGACAAAACCTACCAAACGATGCGTAAAACTTACCGAAGGATTTTTGCGGGAATGGGTCTTTCTACGATCCCAGTACAAGCAGACTCTGGAAATATGGGTGGGTCTGCTTCTGAGGAATTTATGGTAGTGTCTCCTATTGGAGAAGAAACACTTACGATTTGTCCTTCTTGCCAATATTCAGGGAATATTGAAAAAACTCCTGTGATTCGAAATGTAGCGCTAACAAAACAAGCGTTTGTCGGAAAAGATAAAATTCATACTCCATCTAAAAAATCAATTACAGAAGTTGCTGAGTTTACGGGGACGAAGGAAGAAAACCTCCTAAAGGCAGTGGCTTTATGGGCGGACGGAACCTATGTCCTTGTCTTTTTAGAAGGTGACCGGGAACTCAATGAGAACAAACTAAAAAACCATTTGGGTTGCAATGAACTAAGACCTATGGGCCCGGCTGAAATGGAAAAACTTGGTCTTGTTCCTGGATTCATCGGACCTGGATTTCCAAAATCAGAATCTCTCAAAATCATTATTGATTCTCTGATCGACTGGAATTTTGGATATATATCCGGTGCGAACGAAGTGGATTACCATATAGCAGGGGTTAAGCTCAGTGATTTTTTCAAAGAAGAAGAAGTCACAAAGATCGATGTATCGCAATCCAAAGTAGGAGATCCTTGTCCTAACTGTGGAACTGGTCTCACTGCAGAGAAAGGAATCGAAGTAGGTCATATCTTTAAGTTAGGCCAAAAGTATTCCAAAGCATTTGATATTACTGTTTTAAATGATAAAGGAAAAGCTACCACAACGACTATGGGTTGTTATGGGATTGGTGTAAATCGTTGTATGGCCACTGTCATCGAACAATGTAATGACGATAAAGGGATTTTTTGGCCAGTCTCCATTGCACCGTTTACTGTTTGTTTGGTGAGCATTGCAAAAAACCCAGAGGACATTGCCAAAATTGAATCCATCTACAAAGCACTTGTGGCGGCAGGAATTGAAGTGCTTTGGGATGATCGGGACCTTGGTCCTGGTTTTAAGTTCAAAGATTCCGAACTCATAGGATTTCCCATCCGATTGACACTAGGAAAAGGATTTTTGGAAAAGGGTGAGATTACCATCCTTGACCGAAAATCGATGGCAGAAGAGACCGTTAACTTTACCACAAATGAAGATTTGGTTAATCGCTTACAAAATCAAATCAAGAACCTTCATGCTACCCTCCAAGCCGAAGTGGAACGTGCGGGAACATGA
- the trpB gene encoding tryptophan synthase subunit beta gives MGKNLPGYFGEFGGRYSPEILTEALEELESTYQKLKKSKKFKKELEYYLKNYVGRPSPLTYAERLTKQWGGARIWLKREDLNHTGAHKINNAIGQALIARFMGKKRIIAETGAGQHGLATATVGAMFGMETVVYMGAVDVERQNLNAKKIEMLGAKILPVTAGEATLKEATSEAMRDWALNVSTTHYIVGSAIGPHPFPTIVRDFQSFIGTEARAEFKKRNHKLPNAIVACVGGGSNSIGMFHAFLKDKHVAIYGAEAGGLGPKPGEHSATLTYGKTGFLHGTKTLIIQDEFGQIVPAHSVSAGLDYPGVGPEHAHLSQTGRVDYRMVTDEQALDSFLEVTRVEGIIPALETAHAFHVARDVAKDLGKKKDLIICLSGRGDKDVTEVLRLLGERK, from the coding sequence ATGGGCAAAAACCTACCTGGATATTTTGGTGAATTCGGTGGCCGTTACTCTCCGGAGATTCTAACGGAAGCATTAGAAGAGCTTGAATCCACCTATCAAAAGTTAAAGAAAAGTAAAAAGTTCAAAAAAGAACTCGAATACTATTTAAAGAACTATGTCGGAAGACCTAGTCCTCTGACTTATGCTGAACGTCTCACCAAACAATGGGGAGGTGCTAGGATTTGGCTCAAACGCGAAGATTTAAATCATACAGGTGCACATAAAATTAATAATGCCATCGGACAGGCGCTTATCGCTCGTTTTATGGGAAAAAAAAGAATCATTGCTGAAACTGGCGCTGGCCAACACGGCCTTGCGACGGCAACTGTCGGTGCAATGTTTGGAATGGAAACCGTAGTGTATATGGGTGCCGTCGATGTGGAAAGACAAAATCTCAATGCTAAAAAGATTGAGATGTTAGGTGCAAAAATCCTCCCTGTCACAGCAGGAGAAGCCACTCTCAAAGAAGCTACCAGTGAAGCTATGAGAGACTGGGCCCTCAATGTATCTACAACTCATTATATTGTTGGGTCTGCGATCGGACCTCACCCGTTCCCCACAATCGTTCGTGACTTCCAATCTTTTATCGGAACAGAGGCAAGAGCAGAGTTTAAAAAACGAAATCATAAACTTCCGAACGCCATCGTAGCTTGTGTGGGTGGAGGATCCAATTCCATTGGAATGTTCCATGCCTTTTTAAAAGACAAACATGTTGCCATCTATGGCGCGGAGGCTGGTGGACTTGGACCAAAACCAGGAGAACATTCGGCAACTTTGACATACGGGAAAACTGGATTTTTACATGGTACAAAAACCTTAATTATCCAAGATGAGTTTGGCCAAATTGTACCAGCACATTCAGTTTCTGCAGGACTTGATTATCCAGGGGTAGGGCCAGAGCATGCTCACCTGTCCCAAACGGGAAGGGTGGATTATCGAATGGTGACAGACGAACAAGCATTAGATTCTTTTTTGGAAGTCACTCGTGTGGAGGGAATCATTCCTGCCCTAGAAACAGCTCATGCCTTTCATGTAGCTCGTGATGTGGCAAAAGACCTTGGAAAGAAAAAGGATCTCATCATTTGTTTGTCTGGTCGAGGCGATAAAGATGTAACGGAAGTTTTGCGACTCTTAGGTGAAAGAAAGTAA
- the trpA gene encoding tryptophan synthase subunit alpha gives MSKIKSLFESRRFKSAFIPYFTLGDPNYNDSIEFGKTILDNGADILELGIPFSDPVADGPVIQRAVARSLKNPFSFEEIFRVTKAIHDHKPETPLVYLTYFNPIYHCGITKFLDRAKESGIVGLVIPDLPFDTEESETLFRELKVRDMDLIHLVTPASEKKRIQALSKTSSGFIYYVTSFGVTGERREFSVDLKERIKFLKDTIRLPICAGFGISTPEQSNQISQYADGIIIGSAIQRIIEENGLDRTKAVSALADYISKIRASIS, from the coding sequence ATGAGTAAAATAAAATCTTTATTTGAGAGCAGAAGATTTAAGTCAGCCTTTATCCCTTATTTCACTTTAGGGGATCCAAACTATAATGACTCCATCGAATTTGGAAAAACCATTTTAGACAATGGGGCAGATATTTTGGAACTCGGGATTCCTTTTTCTGATCCTGTTGCAGATGGACCCGTCATCCAAAGGGCGGTGGCTCGTTCCTTGAAGAATCCCTTTTCTTTTGAGGAAATCTTCCGAGTCACAAAAGCCATCCATGATCACAAACCTGAGACTCCTCTTGTCTATCTCACTTACTTCAATCCTATTTACCATTGTGGGATCACCAAGTTTTTGGATAGAGCCAAGGAATCAGGAATTGTCGGCCTTGTGATTCCTGACTTACCTTTTGATACAGAAGAAAGTGAAACTTTGTTTCGAGAACTAAAAGTTCGGGATATGGATCTCATCCATTTGGTCACTCCGGCCTCGGAAAAAAAGAGAATCCAAGCCCTTTCCAAAACTTCCTCTGGGTTCATTTACTATGTAACTTCTTTTGGAGTCACTGGAGAAAGAAGGGAGTTCTCGGTGGATTTAAAGGAAAGAATTAAGTTTTTGAAAGATACCATCCGGTTGCCAATTTGTGCAGGGTTTGGAATTTCCACCCCGGAACAATCCAACCAAATTTCACAGTATGCGGACGGGATCATCATCGGTTCTGCGATCCAAAGGATCATTGAAGAAAACGGGTTAGACCGTACAAAAGCAGTTTCGGCTTTGGCGGATTACATTTCAAAGATCAGGGCATCGATTTCCTAA